One stretch of Bombus vancouverensis nearcticus chromosome 16, iyBomVanc1_principal, whole genome shotgun sequence DNA includes these proteins:
- the Plap gene encoding phospholipase A2 activator protein has product MSLLRALHDYQSAMAKPCYKLRTSLFGHTSDVRAIATFADGTIVSTSRDETARIWKSCGNNKNYEHTATLKGHSNFVTSVCVINPSEQNPIGFIITGSHDKTIRIYVSHQTEPINIIKSHQDTVCKLTTGTKEGTFLSSSWDMSAKLWSLSDLSKPQLNLLGHTAAVWCVADLSSGSIATGSADKLVIIWASDGSVQHKLTGHTDCVRDISVISSNEVLSCANDATVRHWNVCLGTCLGTYCGHENYIYSILALENGTSIFTCGEDRTLRIWHNTELSQTITLPTQSVWCLASLPNGDIVTGSSDGVVRIFTCNPEEYADPEALEEFEQQVASVKLNAQQELGGIKVKDLPDAKTLLQPGQRDGQTKIVNDGDAVRAYSWSQNEQRWIKIGNVMGASGGSVATSGKQLYNGIEYDYVFSVDIQDGVPPLKLPYNNDQDPWHVAQKFLHDNSLSQLFLDQVANFIIKNSQSAPVVKTDAQYADPFTGGSRYIPQSTANTTSQESTRPDTPNSSDTTAPSYIPHTKYLKLEQANLSQILEKLKELNGKQSDPLKVSSDKLESLVKLAGDQAPEQLKTDTLNTLKTLLNWPNDVLFPVLDITRLAVLCREVNDVLCTEELLQIVKKHIESNALPSNQMLTFRLLANMFSHERGEKLCLNSKDEILKLLSELESLTNKNNQVAISTYILNLTVALNKYNDTLGKTQCLNAIFSVLPRLNEPEAVFRTLVAMGTLLSTTSNSEDQNNLIKAVRQSEAALNILQTMSEIRVPTNKLANCSKQIISLII; this is encoded by the exons ATGTCTTTGCTGCGTGCCCTGCACGACTATCAAAGTGCTATGGCCAAACCGTGTTACAAGCTGAGAACTTCTCTCTTCGGACACACATCCGACGTGAGAGCTATAGCGACTTTCGCTGACGGAACTATAGTTTCTACTTCGAGGGATGAGACTGCACGTATTTGGAAATCATGCGG gaataataaaaattatgaacATACTGCAACTTTGAAAGGACACTCCAACTTTGTCACTTCTGTGTGCGTTATAAATCCTTCAGAGCAAAACCCCATAGGTTTTATTATCACTGGTAGTCATGATAAAACCATACGTATCTATGTTTCACACCAAACAGAGCCCATAAACATTATAAAAAGTCACCAGGATACTGTTTGTAAATTAACAACTGGTACAAAAGAAGGAACATTCTTGTCAAGTTCCTGGGACATGAGTGCAAAATTGTGGAGCCTGAGTGACTTAAGTAAGCCACAATTAAACTTGCTAGGTCATACAGCTGCTGTATGGTGTGTAGCAGACTTGTCAAGTGGATCTATTGCAACTGGATCAGCAGATAAGCTTGTTATAATATGGGCAAGTGATGGTTCAGTACAGCACAAATTAACCGGACATACAGATTGTGTTCGTGATATTTCTGTAATAAGTAGCAATGAAGTTTTATCTTGTGCCAATGATGCCACTGTACGTCATTGGAACGTGTGTCTTGGAACTTGTTTAGGAACTTATTGTGGACATGAGAATTATATCTATAGCATTTTAGCCTTAGAAAATGGTACAAGTATATTTACTTGTGGCGAAGATCGGACGCTTAGGATATGGCATAATACAGAACTAAGTCAAACCATTACTTTACCCACCCAATCTGTGTGGTGTTTGGCTTCACTTCCTAATGGTGATATAGTTACTGGAAGTTCTGATGGAGTTGTTAGGATATTTACATGTAATCCTGAAGAATATGCAGACCCAGAGGCATTGGAAGAATTTGAGCAGCAAGTAGCCAGTGTTAAGCTTAATGCTCAACAAGAGCTAGGTGGGATCAAAGTTAAGGA TTTACCAGATGCAAAAACCTTGCTACAACCTGGCCAAAGAGATGGTCAAACCAAAATAGTAAATGATGGAGATGCTGTAAGAGCATATAGCTGGTCACAAAATGAACAAAGATGGATAAAGATCGGTAACGTCATGGGTGCTTCGGGTGGTAGTGTAGCTACGTCTGGAAAACAGCTTTATAATGGCATAGAGTACGATTATGTGTTCTCTGTGGACATACAAGATGGTGTTCCTCCATTAAAATTGCCCTATAACAATGATCAGGATCCTTGGCATGTTGCGCAGAAGTTCCTTCACGATAACAGTCTTAGTCAATTATTTCTAGATCAG gttgcaaattttataataaaaaattctcaATCCGCACCAGTTGTGAAAACTGATGCTCAATATGCTGATCCTTTCACAGGAGGCAGTAGATACATTCCTCAATCAACAGCAAATACAACATCACAAGAATCTACAAGACCAGACACACCAAACTCCTCAGACACAACCGCACCGTCTTATATTCCTCATACAAAATACTTGAAACTGGAACAGGCTAATCTTTCTCAAATTTTAG AGaaactaaaagaattaaatggcAAACAAAGTGATCCTCTCAAGGTGTCAAGTGACAAATTGGAGTCCTTGGTGAAACTTGCTGGAGACCAAGCTCCTGAACAATTGAAAACTGATACATTGAACACTTTGAAGACTCTCTTGAATTGGCCAAATGATGTATTGTTTCCTGTGCTCGACATTACCAGGCTCGCAGTACTCTGTAGAGAAGTGAATGATGTACTATGTACAGAGGAGCTGCTACAGATTGTAAAGAAGCATATCGAATCTAACGCGCTTCCTTCCAACCAAATGCTTACTTTCCGTTTGCTGGCGAATATGTTCAGTCACGAAAGAGGTGAAAAACTATGTCTTAATTCTAAAGATGAGATATTGAAACTTCTATCAGAGTTGGAATCActtacaaacaaaaataatcag GTGGCAATTTCAACTTATATATTGAATTTAACTGTGGCTCTGAATAAATATAATGATACTCTCGGTAAAACACAATGTTTAAATGCGATCTTCTCTGTGTTACCGCGTTTAAACGAGCCTGAAGCAGTGTTCAGAACTCTTGTTGCAATGGGAACGCTTTTAAGTACAACATCAAATTCAGAAgatcaaaataatttaataaaagcaGTACGACAATCGGAAGCTGCGTTAAATATACTTCAAACTATGTCAGAAATTCGAGTTCCAACAAACAAGCTGGCAAATTGTTCGAAACAGATAATcagtttaattatttaa
- the Mkp3 gene encoding mitogen-activated protein kinase phosphatase 3 isoform X2 yields MPGGNIMEEDLVDPEWLFRHLRSPDGPNKLLILDCRAHSDFSEAHIRGSVPLAIPSIMLRRLAAGKVDLLSTIRCLDLRNRVEVFLCGDENSRGTFILIGDSTDPAGHQGETIQVLSRRLRSSGGYVAILMDGFGAFRDRYPEWCEGSQASGEGPHGQDSNDGELMGLRSLRISTPPTRSYSDSDSDSTCDSVGPEEDKDFPVEILPHLYLGNAANSEDREALARHRIQYILNVTPDLPNVFESAGSIKYMQIPISDHWSQNLASFFPQAIQFIEEARSSDKGVLVHCLAGVSRSVTITVAYLMHKCSLSLNDAFNLVRSRKSNVAPNFHFMEQLHSFEKELRDRGDRSSRGNDQRCIGACRPGGPCNCPAPSFLSPIDLGLSPDSGIEFDSLFLPELK; encoded by the exons ATGCCAGGTGGAAATATTATGGAAGAAGATCTGGTGGATCCTGAATGGCTATTCAGGCATCTTAGGTCACCGGATGGTCCAAACAAACTTCTCATCTTAGATTGTAGGGCACATTCTGATTTCTCTGAAGCTCATATTAGAGGCTCTGTACCCTTAGCTATACCTAGCATCATGTTAAGACGGCTAGCAGCTGGTAAAGTTGATCTGCTGTCAACGATAAGGTGCTTAGATCTAAGAAACAGAGTGGAGGTGTTCTTGTGTGGTGATGAGAATAGTAGAGGGACATTTATACTGATTGGTGACTCTACAGACCCTGCAGGACATCAGGGTGAAACAATTCAAGTTTTAAGTCGGAGACTTAGAAGTAGTGGAGGATATGTTGCTATTTTAATGG ATGGTTTTGGAGCATTCAGAGATAGATACCCTGAATGGTGTGAGGGTAGTCAAGCCAGTGGTGAAGGTCCCCATGGTCAGGATTCTAATGACGGTGAATTAATGGGTCTCAGGTCCCTTCGAATTTCCACACCACCTACGAGATCATATTCAGATTCTGATAGCGATAGCACGTGTGATTCTGTTG GACCTGAAGAGGATAAAGATTTTCCAGTTGAAATTCTACCCCATTTGTACCTTGGAAACGCAGCGAATAGCGAAGACAGGGAAGCCTTGGCACGTCATAGAATACAGTACATTCTGAACGTAACCCCAGATTTGCCAAATGTATTTGAAAGCGCTGGTTCGATAAAATACATGCAAATACCCATAAGCGATCACTGGAGCCAGAATCTAGCTAGTTTCTTTCCACAAGCAATTCAATTCATTG AGGAGGCTCGAAGTTCAGACAAAGGAGTGCTGGTTCACTGTCTGGCCGGAGTGTCTCGGTCCGTCACTATCACTGTAGCCTACCTTATGCACAAGTGCAGTCTCAGCTTAAACGATGCCTTCAACCTGGTGCGCAGCCGAAAATCTAATGTGGCTCCGAATTTCCATTTTATGGAGCAATTGCACAGTTTTGAGAAAGAACTAAGGGATAGAGGTGACAGAAGTAGCAGGGGGAACGATCAGAGGTGTATCGGAGCGTGCAGGCCTGGAGGACCATGTAATTGTCCAGCTCCCAGCTTCCTTAGTCCCATTGATCTGGGCCTTAGCCCGGATTCTGGAATAGAATTCGACAG CTTATTCTTACCTGAACTGAAATGA
- the LOC117154638 gene encoding ATP-binding cassette sub-family G member 8 isoform X2, whose protein sequence is MGSEAWELERRYSVPGALDTRGLEPPASEDLHAWSIYRQNLNSDFTDSALGSAEKSPLPYGNFQLRDSTVQSILRHPRYGPKSPLASNSYTYLKFGLPRVLPPSSRNRDGSSGYDSSEEGRRVSHAGTSAHGTSAMRSARSDPDFRHVHIVPREHAHSQLTVSRENPRLRSVSEANLLHGGVRMNRRHSIAPIDPGYGVHESRGHGILGPESYTLPLRPVPCLQHPHLQLRGVEASGSDGLPLLRGITLEVGATEVLAIMATTEKEGKQIVETVAGRKRIKRGDILLNGRSVSYRTLRGGPNTSKLEAEAILQELGLEATKHCLVNSLTTSEAKRLALACRLLQDSHILALDRPTHGLDIFDAFFMVEYLRQWAGRGQRLVVLTLHPPTYEILTMVSRVALTSGGRIMYSGPRRDMLPYFALAEFPCPPFKNPSDYYLDLVTLDDLSAEAMLESSQRIDHLAELARTRLPGLSDPGPPGALPPSISSPNVFSQIYALLLRTLIYSQPWTLTRLLRKIVISASLSILLGAIFWDVSGDSNLYLRDRVGFHYASLGIFFWPLTLIAICEVADCRSNVERDIKDGLYGRFVYILMELLCGVVSWCVVYLIYLAPGYAMSGLHLVPDENLTSLWNYLGIGLLYLILQHLICILFAHTCKWTYLASLFAGIVIGEMTLAGGVTLHLENLPGWYQKISPMQWSLSLLLPPLHQTEVMNKLTNCKPKQIQRQDIIVQAACEPPDGALALYEIALHKFNVRGELWLGIGITIVSVLVILVFLCIRYTTPKRLRSAPNKP, encoded by the exons ATGGGTTCGGAAGCGTGGGAGCTGGAACGGAGGTACTCAGTGCCTGGGGCATTGGACACCAGAGGCCTGGAGCCTCCAGCTAGCGAGGATCTTCACGCCTGGTCTATCTACAG GCAAAACTTGAACTCCGATTTCACCGATTCAGCACTTGGATCAGCTGAAAAGTCTCCTCTTCCCTATGGGAACTTCCAATTAAGAGATTCCACAGTGCAGAGTATTCTCAGACACCCTAGATACGGTCCAAAGAGCCCTCTGGCCAGCAATTCGTACACATATCTAAAGTTTGGTCTGCCAAGGGTTCTGCCTCCTAGTTCCAGGAACAGAGATGGATCTAGCGGTTACGATTCCAGCGAAGAAGGTCGTAGGGTGTCTCACGCGGGAACTTCCGCACACGGGACCTCCGCTATGAGATCTGCCAGGAGCGACCCCGATTTCAGACACGTTCACATTGTTCCTAGGGAACATGCACACTCTCAATTGACGGTTTCAAGGGAGAATCCTAGGTTAAGGAGTGTCAGTGAAGCGAATCTTCTTCATGGAGGTGTTCGAATGAATAGGAGGCACAGTATTGCGCCTATAGATCCAGGGTATGGTGTCCACGAGTCCAGAG gaCATGGAATCTTGGGTCCAGAGAGTTATACATTACCTCTGAGGCCTGTACCATGTCttcaacatcctcatcttcaGTTACGAGGAGTAGAGGCTTCAGGATCCGATGGTTTGCCTCTTTTACGAGGAATCACTTTGGAGGTAGGAGCTACTGAGGTGTTGGCCATTATGGCTACTacggagaaagaaggaaaacaaATCGTGGAAACTGTCGCCGGAAGGAAGAGAATTAAGAGAGGAGATATTTTGCTCAATGGAAGATCCGTGTCCTATAGAACCTTAAG AGGAGGTCCAAATACTTCCAAACTGGAAGCCGAAGCCATCCTCCAGGAACTCGGTTTAGAGGCGACCAAACATTGTCTCGTGAACTCGTTGACGACCTCCGAAGCAAAAAGACTGGCCCTCGCGTGTCGTTTGTTACAAGACTCGCATATTCTTGCGTTGGACAGGCCAACGCATGGTTTGGATATTTTCGACGCCTTCTTCATGGTAGAATACTTGAGACAGTGGGCTGGAAGAGGACAAAGATTAGTAGTATTGACCTTGCACCCGCCTACTTATGAGATACTGACAATGGTCTCGAGGGTTGCGCTTACTTCCGGCGGAAGAATCATGTACTCCGGTCCCAGGAGGGATATGTTGCCATATTTCGCCCTTGCAGAGTTCCCGTGTCCCCCATTTAAGAATCCTTCTGACTACTATC TTGATTTAGTTACACTGGATGATCTGTCTGCGGAAGCCATGTTGGAATCCTCTCAAAGGATAGACCACCTGGCCGAGCTTGCAAGGACTAGACTGCCAGGATTAAGTGATCCTGGACCACCTGGAGCACTTCCTCCTTCCATTTCCAGTCCCAATGTATTTTCACAGATTTATGCGTTGCTTCTGAGGACTCTAATCTACAGTCAACCATGGACACTGACTAGATTACTCAGGAAAATCGTCATCTCTGCCTCTTTGAGTATTTTACTTGGTGCAATATTCTGGGATGTATCTGGCGACTCAAATTTATATCTCAGAGACCGAGTTGGGTTTCACTATGCCAGCTTGGGAATTTTCTTCTGGCCATTAACCTTAATAGCCATCTGTGAAGTAGCTGACTGCAGGTCGAACGTGGAAAGAGATATCAAGGATGGTTTATATGGAAGATTTGTGTATATTTTAATGGAG CTCCTCTGTGGAGTAGTGTCCTGGTGCGTAGTCTACCTGATCTACTTAGCACCAGGCTACGCCATGTCCGGACTTCACTTGGTCCCGGATGAGAATCTGACTTCCTTATGGAATTATCTCGGAATCGGTTTACTGTATTTAATACTGCAACATTTAATCTGTATATTATTTGCTCACACTTGCAAGTGGACGTACTTGGCTTCCTTGTTTGCTGGAATTGTGATTGGAGAGATGACATTAGCTGGAGGAGTGACCTTGCATTTGGAGAACTTGCCAGGCTGGTATCAAAAGATCAGCCCAATGCAGTGGTCTCTGTCCCTATTGTTACCTCCGCTTCATCAAACAGAAGTTATGAATAAATTGACCAATTGTAAGCCAAAACAAATTCAGAGGCAGGATATCATAGTTCAAGCTGCCTGTGAACCGCCCGATGGTGCTCTGGCATTATACGAGATTGCACTGCATAAATTCAATGTAAGAGGAGAACTGTGGCTGGGAATAGGAATAACTATCGTCAGTGTTTTAGTTATACTAGTATTCCTGTGCATTCGATATACTACTCCCAAGAGACTTAGGAGTGCACCAAACAAGCCATAA
- the LOC117154638 gene encoding ATP-binding cassette sub-family G member 5 isoform X1 produces the protein MGSEAWELERRYSVPGALDTRGLEPPASEDLHAWSIYRQNLNSDFTDSALGSAEKSPLPYGNFQLRDSTVQSILRHPRYGPKSPLASNSYTYLKFGLPRVLPPSSRNRDGSSGYDSSEEGRRVSHAGTSAHGTSAMRSARSDPDFRHVHIVPREHAHSQLTVSRENPRLRSVSEANLLHGGVRMNRRHSIAPIDPGYGVHESRGHGILGPESYTLPLRPVPCLQHPHLQLRGVEASGSDGLPLLRGITLEVGATEVLAIMATTEKEGKQIVETVAGRKRIKRGDILLNGRSVSYRTLRSRVAYLSTENSLSPGLTAQQTLSFYMLLRGGPNTSKLEAEAILQELGLEATKHCLVNSLTTSEAKRLALACRLLQDSHILALDRPTHGLDIFDAFFMVEYLRQWAGRGQRLVVLTLHPPTYEILTMVSRVALTSGGRIMYSGPRRDMLPYFALAEFPCPPFKNPSDYYLDLVTLDDLSAEAMLESSQRIDHLAELARTRLPGLSDPGPPGALPPSISSPNVFSQIYALLLRTLIYSQPWTLTRLLRKIVISASLSILLGAIFWDVSGDSNLYLRDRVGFHYASLGIFFWPLTLIAICEVADCRSNVERDIKDGLYGRFVYILMELLCGVVSWCVVYLIYLAPGYAMSGLHLVPDENLTSLWNYLGIGLLYLILQHLICILFAHTCKWTYLASLFAGIVIGEMTLAGGVTLHLENLPGWYQKISPMQWSLSLLLPPLHQTEVMNKLTNCKPKQIQRQDIIVQAACEPPDGALALYEIALHKFNVRGELWLGIGITIVSVLVILVFLCIRYTTPKRLRSAPNKP, from the exons ATGGGTTCGGAAGCGTGGGAGCTGGAACGGAGGTACTCAGTGCCTGGGGCATTGGACACCAGAGGCCTGGAGCCTCCAGCTAGCGAGGATCTTCACGCCTGGTCTATCTACAG GCAAAACTTGAACTCCGATTTCACCGATTCAGCACTTGGATCAGCTGAAAAGTCTCCTCTTCCCTATGGGAACTTCCAATTAAGAGATTCCACAGTGCAGAGTATTCTCAGACACCCTAGATACGGTCCAAAGAGCCCTCTGGCCAGCAATTCGTACACATATCTAAAGTTTGGTCTGCCAAGGGTTCTGCCTCCTAGTTCCAGGAACAGAGATGGATCTAGCGGTTACGATTCCAGCGAAGAAGGTCGTAGGGTGTCTCACGCGGGAACTTCCGCACACGGGACCTCCGCTATGAGATCTGCCAGGAGCGACCCCGATTTCAGACACGTTCACATTGTTCCTAGGGAACATGCACACTCTCAATTGACGGTTTCAAGGGAGAATCCTAGGTTAAGGAGTGTCAGTGAAGCGAATCTTCTTCATGGAGGTGTTCGAATGAATAGGAGGCACAGTATTGCGCCTATAGATCCAGGGTATGGTGTCCACGAGTCCAGAG gaCATGGAATCTTGGGTCCAGAGAGTTATACATTACCTCTGAGGCCTGTACCATGTCttcaacatcctcatcttcaGTTACGAGGAGTAGAGGCTTCAGGATCCGATGGTTTGCCTCTTTTACGAGGAATCACTTTGGAGGTAGGAGCTACTGAGGTGTTGGCCATTATGGCTACTacggagaaagaaggaaaacaaATCGTGGAAACTGTCGCCGGAAGGAAGAGAATTAAGAGAGGAGATATTTTGCTCAATGGAAGATCCGTGTCCTATAGAACCTTAAG GTCTCGAGTTGCTTATTTGTCCACGGAAAATAGTCTAAGCCCAGGTCTAACTGCTCAGCAGACGCTAAGCTTTTATATGCTTCTTAGAGGAGGTCCAAATACTTCCAAACTGGAAGCCGAAGCCATCCTCCAGGAACTCGGTTTAGAGGCGACCAAACATTGTCTCGTGAACTCGTTGACGACCTCCGAAGCAAAAAGACTGGCCCTCGCGTGTCGTTTGTTACAAGACTCGCATATTCTTGCGTTGGACAGGCCAACGCATGGTTTGGATATTTTCGACGCCTTCTTCATGGTAGAATACTTGAGACAGTGGGCTGGAAGAGGACAAAGATTAGTAGTATTGACCTTGCACCCGCCTACTTATGAGATACTGACAATGGTCTCGAGGGTTGCGCTTACTTCCGGCGGAAGAATCATGTACTCCGGTCCCAGGAGGGATATGTTGCCATATTTCGCCCTTGCAGAGTTCCCGTGTCCCCCATTTAAGAATCCTTCTGACTACTATC TTGATTTAGTTACACTGGATGATCTGTCTGCGGAAGCCATGTTGGAATCCTCTCAAAGGATAGACCACCTGGCCGAGCTTGCAAGGACTAGACTGCCAGGATTAAGTGATCCTGGACCACCTGGAGCACTTCCTCCTTCCATTTCCAGTCCCAATGTATTTTCACAGATTTATGCGTTGCTTCTGAGGACTCTAATCTACAGTCAACCATGGACACTGACTAGATTACTCAGGAAAATCGTCATCTCTGCCTCTTTGAGTATTTTACTTGGTGCAATATTCTGGGATGTATCTGGCGACTCAAATTTATATCTCAGAGACCGAGTTGGGTTTCACTATGCCAGCTTGGGAATTTTCTTCTGGCCATTAACCTTAATAGCCATCTGTGAAGTAGCTGACTGCAGGTCGAACGTGGAAAGAGATATCAAGGATGGTTTATATGGAAGATTTGTGTATATTTTAATGGAG CTCCTCTGTGGAGTAGTGTCCTGGTGCGTAGTCTACCTGATCTACTTAGCACCAGGCTACGCCATGTCCGGACTTCACTTGGTCCCGGATGAGAATCTGACTTCCTTATGGAATTATCTCGGAATCGGTTTACTGTATTTAATACTGCAACATTTAATCTGTATATTATTTGCTCACACTTGCAAGTGGACGTACTTGGCTTCCTTGTTTGCTGGAATTGTGATTGGAGAGATGACATTAGCTGGAGGAGTGACCTTGCATTTGGAGAACTTGCCAGGCTGGTATCAAAAGATCAGCCCAATGCAGTGGTCTCTGTCCCTATTGTTACCTCCGCTTCATCAAACAGAAGTTATGAATAAATTGACCAATTGTAAGCCAAAACAAATTCAGAGGCAGGATATCATAGTTCAAGCTGCCTGTGAACCGCCCGATGGTGCTCTGGCATTATACGAGATTGCACTGCATAAATTCAATGTAAGAGGAGAACTGTGGCTGGGAATAGGAATAACTATCGTCAGTGTTTTAGTTATACTAGTATTCCTGTGCATTCGATATACTACTCCCAAGAGACTTAGGAGTGCACCAAACAAGCCATAA
- the Mkp3 gene encoding mitogen-activated protein kinase phosphatase 3 isoform X1 yields MPGGNIMEEDLVDPEWLFRHLRSPDGPNKLLILDCRAHSDFSEAHIRGSVPLAIPSIMLRRLAAGKVDLLSTIRCLDLRNRVEVFLCGDENSRGTFILIGDSTDPAGHQGETIQVLSRRLRSSGGYVAILMDGFGAFRDRYPEWCEGSQASGEGPHGQDSNDGELMGLRSLRISTPPTRSYSDSDSDSTCDSVGPEEDKDFPVEILPHLYLGNAANSEDREALARHRIQYILNVTPDLPNVFESAGSIKYMQIPISDHWSQNLASFFPQAIQFIEEARSSDKGVLVHCLAGVSRSVTITVAYLMHKCSLSLNDAFNLVRSRKSNVAPNFHFMEQLHSFEKELRDRGDRSSRGNDQRCIGACRPGGPCNCPAPSFLSPIDLGLSPDSGIEFDRWASSTPAE; encoded by the exons ATGCCAGGTGGAAATATTATGGAAGAAGATCTGGTGGATCCTGAATGGCTATTCAGGCATCTTAGGTCACCGGATGGTCCAAACAAACTTCTCATCTTAGATTGTAGGGCACATTCTGATTTCTCTGAAGCTCATATTAGAGGCTCTGTACCCTTAGCTATACCTAGCATCATGTTAAGACGGCTAGCAGCTGGTAAAGTTGATCTGCTGTCAACGATAAGGTGCTTAGATCTAAGAAACAGAGTGGAGGTGTTCTTGTGTGGTGATGAGAATAGTAGAGGGACATTTATACTGATTGGTGACTCTACAGACCCTGCAGGACATCAGGGTGAAACAATTCAAGTTTTAAGTCGGAGACTTAGAAGTAGTGGAGGATATGTTGCTATTTTAATGG ATGGTTTTGGAGCATTCAGAGATAGATACCCTGAATGGTGTGAGGGTAGTCAAGCCAGTGGTGAAGGTCCCCATGGTCAGGATTCTAATGACGGTGAATTAATGGGTCTCAGGTCCCTTCGAATTTCCACACCACCTACGAGATCATATTCAGATTCTGATAGCGATAGCACGTGTGATTCTGTTG GACCTGAAGAGGATAAAGATTTTCCAGTTGAAATTCTACCCCATTTGTACCTTGGAAACGCAGCGAATAGCGAAGACAGGGAAGCCTTGGCACGTCATAGAATACAGTACATTCTGAACGTAACCCCAGATTTGCCAAATGTATTTGAAAGCGCTGGTTCGATAAAATACATGCAAATACCCATAAGCGATCACTGGAGCCAGAATCTAGCTAGTTTCTTTCCACAAGCAATTCAATTCATTG AGGAGGCTCGAAGTTCAGACAAAGGAGTGCTGGTTCACTGTCTGGCCGGAGTGTCTCGGTCCGTCACTATCACTGTAGCCTACCTTATGCACAAGTGCAGTCTCAGCTTAAACGATGCCTTCAACCTGGTGCGCAGCCGAAAATCTAATGTGGCTCCGAATTTCCATTTTATGGAGCAATTGCACAGTTTTGAGAAAGAACTAAGGGATAGAGGTGACAGAAGTAGCAGGGGGAACGATCAGAGGTGTATCGGAGCGTGCAGGCCTGGAGGACCATGTAATTGTCCAGCTCCCAGCTTCCTTAGTCCCATTGATCTGGGCCTTAGCCCGGATTCTGGAATAGAATTCGACAGGTGGGCATCAAGTACACCGGCAGAATGA